One region of Skermanella mucosa genomic DNA includes:
- a CDS encoding glycosyltransferase — protein MAPSLVIAGLALAVLPFCSTSDVRVRAVLFLVSVGMGWRYIAWRLAETLPPPALDADFVCGAAFMTLETLVMLGSTLSSLILSRTRDRRDEATANARWWPADRPPQVDVLITTYNEEEAILSRTIAGAVGIDHPALRVWVLDDGRRDWLRDLCAARGIGYLTRSDNSHAKAGNINNGLAHLATLEREPEFIVVLDADFVAHDDFVSRTLALFHDPTVGLVQTPQHFFNPDPIQSNLRIGRAYPDEQRFFFDHLMACRDAWGIAFCCGTSSMMRWDGLKAIGGFPTDSVTEDFLVTLRLKQHGLRTVYLNERLSDGLAPEGMKEYVTQRGRWCLGLMQIVRGPLSPFRRNRLDWMDRLGLLDALLYWSSTFYFRLVCLLIPALYWWFGISAVNAPFHDVVVYFIPYFVAVMIALNWTTHGKIIPIMNDVSQVLTMFEINRAVFTGLLRPEGQKFKVTAKGGERSRRIVQWVMMRRFGALALMTAGGMAYAMLSDYAPDGGAGDGKLVILFWSFYNLIVLLLAMTVCIELPRLRGDERYPTDEQVEMELAGDLIPARLIDISIGGARIHGTVPTDVGEGFLLHVADVGVMPVTVVDERDGAFMVKFLHDAETRDRMIRKIYSDDYQLNVSRVNWRGLLAGLGSRATQ, from the coding sequence ATGGCGCCGTCGCTGGTGATCGCCGGGCTGGCCCTGGCGGTGCTGCCGTTCTGCTCGACCTCCGACGTGCGGGTGCGCGCCGTGCTGTTCCTGGTGTCGGTCGGCATGGGCTGGCGCTATATCGCGTGGCGGCTGGCCGAGACGCTGCCGCCGCCGGCGCTCGACGCCGATTTCGTCTGCGGCGCCGCCTTCATGACGCTGGAAACCCTGGTGATGCTGGGGTCTACCCTGTCGTCGCTGATCCTGTCCAGGACCCGCGACCGGCGGGACGAGGCGACGGCGAACGCGCGGTGGTGGCCGGCCGACCGGCCGCCCCAAGTGGACGTCCTGATCACCACCTACAACGAGGAAGAGGCGATCCTGTCGCGGACGATCGCCGGCGCGGTGGGCATCGACCACCCCGCGCTCCGGGTCTGGGTGCTGGACGACGGCCGGCGGGACTGGCTGCGCGATCTGTGCGCCGCCCGGGGCATCGGTTACCTGACGCGGTCCGACAACAGCCACGCCAAGGCCGGCAACATCAACAACGGCCTGGCGCACTTGGCGACCCTGGAAAGGGAACCGGAATTCATCGTCGTGCTCGACGCCGACTTCGTCGCCCACGACGACTTCGTCAGCCGCACGCTGGCCCTGTTCCACGACCCGACGGTCGGGCTTGTCCAGACGCCGCAGCATTTCTTCAATCCCGACCCGATCCAGTCGAACCTGCGGATCGGCCGGGCCTATCCGGACGAGCAGCGCTTCTTCTTCGACCATCTCATGGCCTGCCGCGACGCCTGGGGCATCGCCTTCTGCTGCGGCACCTCCTCGATGATGCGGTGGGACGGGCTGAAGGCGATCGGCGGCTTCCCGACCGACAGCGTGACCGAGGACTTCCTGGTCACGCTGCGCCTGAAGCAGCATGGGCTGCGTACCGTCTACCTGAACGAGCGGCTGAGCGACGGCCTGGCCCCGGAGGGGATGAAGGAGTACGTGACCCAGCGCGGGCGCTGGTGCCTGGGGCTGATGCAGATCGTCCGCGGCCCGCTCAGCCCGTTCCGGCGCAACCGGTTGGACTGGATGGACCGGCTCGGCCTGCTGGACGCCCTGCTCTACTGGAGCTCGACCTTCTATTTCCGGCTGGTCTGCCTGCTGATCCCGGCGCTCTACTGGTGGTTCGGCATCAGCGCGGTGAACGCGCCGTTCCACGACGTGGTGGTATATTTCATACCCTATTTCGTCGCCGTCATGATCGCGCTGAACTGGACCACGCACGGCAAGATCATCCCGATCATGAACGATGTCAGCCAGGTGCTGACCATGTTCGAGATCAACCGGGCGGTATTCACCGGCCTGCTGCGGCCCGAGGGCCAGAAGTTCAAGGTCACCGCCAAGGGAGGCGAGCGCAGCCGGCGGATCGTGCAATGGGTCATGATGCGGCGGTTCGGCGCGCTGGCGCTGATGACGGCCGGCGGCATGGCCTATGCCATGCTGTCGGATTACGCCCCGGACGGCGGCGCCGGGGACGGCAAGCTGGTGATCCTGTTCTGGAGCTTCTACAACCTGATCGTCCTGCTGCTGGCGATGACCGTCTGCATCGAACTGCCCCGGCTGCGCGGCGACGAACGCTATCCGACCGACGAGCAGGTCGAGATGGAACTGGCCGGCGACCTGATCCCGGCGCGCCTGATCGATATCTCGATCGGCGGAGCGCGCATCCATGGGACCGTCCCGACGGATGTCGGCGAGGGTTTCCTGCTCCATGTCGCCGATGTCGGGGTGATGCCGGTCACGGTCGTCGACGAGCGCGACGGCGCGTTCATGGTGAAGTTCCTGCACGACGCCGAGACCCGCGACAGGATGATCCGGAAGATCTATTCGGACGATTACCAGCTCAACGTGTCGCGGGTGAACTGGCGGGGCCTGCTGGCCGGGCTCGGCAGCCGGGCCACCCAGTAG